CGAGCAAGCCCGATGTGGAAGAATTGACTTTATCCACATCGTGCCCGTACCTTCGCGCCCCGCTGGCTGAACAGCGGTGGGGGTCCACCGTTCCCTGGCGACCATACAGCCCGCCACGATGTCGCTTTCGGCCGCCGAAGTCTGGGACCGCCTCCTCGCCCGAGCCCGCCAGGAACTCCCGGAACAAACCTTTCGCACCTGGCTCGAACCCACGGCCCCGCTCGCCGTCGACGGCCGTCGGCTGCTGGTCGGCACGCCGGACCGGTTTTCGGCCGAGTGGAATGAGTCGAAGCACGCGCCCCTGCTGGCGAGCTACGCGCCCATCGCGCTCGGCCACCCGCTCGACGTCGCCTTTCAGGTCGACGACGCGCTGAAGAACCGGCCGCAGATCGATTTCTTCGTCGAGGCGCCCGTCGCCGTCCCGATGGCGGCCCCGGCGCCCGCCGCCGTCGCGTCCGCGCCCGCCTTCGCCCCGGAGGCGGCCGGCCGCGCGGCGCCGCCACGCACCGCGACCTACGCGCCGGTGAGCGCGCCCGACACGCCCTCTGCGCCACTCAACCTCCGCTACACCTTCGCCAACTTCGTCGTCGGCAAGTCGAACGACGTCGCCGCGGCCGCCGCGATGGGCGCCGCCGAAGCCCCGGGCCGCGTCTACAACCCGCTCTTCATCTACGGCGACACCGGGCTCGGCAAGACGCACCTCATGCAGGCCGTCGCGCACGCCATGCTCGAGCGCAACCCGGCCACGCGCATCACCTACATCGGCACCGAGCAGTTCACGAACGAGTTCATCGCCGCCCTGCAGAGCCGGACGACGGCCGACTTCCGGCGCCGCTACCGCGCCACCGATCTACTCCTCGTCGACGACATCCAGTTCCTGAAGGGCAAGGAGACGACGCAGGAAGAGTTCTTCCACACCTTCAACGCGATCTACGAGGCCGGCCGCCAGATCTGCCTCACGAGCGACCGGCCGCCGAAGGAGATCCCCGGCCTCGAGGCCCGCCTCGTGAGTCGCTTCGAGTGGGGCATGGTCGCGCACGTGGACCTCCCCGCCTACGAAGACCGCCTCGCGATCCTGCAGCAGAAGGCCGGGCAGGACCACCTGCAGACCACGATCCCCGGCCGCGTCCTCGAGTTCATCGCTCAGCACGTGAAGTCGAGCGTGCGCGAGCTCGAAGGCGCGATCGTCAAGCTGCTCGCCTTCGCCTCGCTCAAGCGCCGCGACGTCACGCTCGACCTCGCCCACGAGGCGCTGCGCGACAAGCTGCGCTCCGAGGAGGCCGTCCAGCAGCTCGCCGAATCGGCGCGCACCGGCGTCCCCGTGCGCGCCGCGCACGGCATCGTCCCCGGCTCCCCGCTCACGCCCTTCGTCATCCAGCAGGCCGTGGCCGCCGAGTGGCGCGTGACGCCCGACGGGCTGCAGAGCAAGGTGCGGACGAAGACGCTCACCGTGCCGCGCCAGGTCGGGATGTATCTCTGCCGCGAGCTCCTCGCGCTCCAGCTCGTCGAGATCGGCAACGCGTTCGGCGGCCGCGACCACTCGACCGTGATCCATTCGCTCGAGCGCGCCGCCGCGATGATGAGCGAGGACGACGCGTTCCGCGCCCGTGTGGAAAAGGTGCGCGGAATGTTGGAAAGTCTGCGCAGTTAGGCGACTTCTCCACAGCGCGCGGAGGCGGCCGTCCACAGCCGCTCCACACCTTGTCCACGCCGGTCGCCGCACCGCCCGCGAGTTCTCCCCAACCCGCGCGGGAATGCCCGGCGCTCCACAGTCGGGGGCGGACGATTCCCACTACCGAACCCCCTGCACGGCCGTAACTTCCGCGCGTTCTCGACGCCCTCCACACCCCCTGCTGTTACCTCTGTTCTTTTGATCTAAAAAGACAGACTACTAACAGCAGCCCTCCGGTCCGTACGCGTGCGCTTCACGATCTCGCGGGAAAAGCTCCAGGAAGGACTCGGCGCCGTCGCGGCGAGCATCCCCGCCAAGACGACCCTCCCGGTCCTCGCCAACCTCCTCGTCGAGACCACCGAGCGCGGCATCCGCCTCGCCGGCACCGACCTCGACATCGCGGTCAGCACCGAAGTCGCCGCCGACGTCGAGACCCCGGGCGCGATCACGATTCCGGCCAAGAAGCTCCAGGAGATCGCTCGCGAACTCCCGCCCTCGCCCGTGAAGGTCGCCGCCGCCGGCGAGCAGCGCATCACGCTGGAGTGCGGCCGCGCCCGCTTCAAGCTCCTCGGCCTCCCGCGCGACGAGTTCCCTGCCTTCCCGGCCGTCAAGTTCGACGAGAGCTGGAAGATCAAGAGCGGCGACCTTCAGAAGCTGATCCAGCACACCGCCTTCGCCGTCTCGACCGAGGAGAGCCGCCCGATCCTCAACGGCGTCCTCTGGGAGCTGCGCCCCGAGCGCATGCGCATGGTCGCCACCAACGGCCACCGCCTCGCGCGCATGGAGCTCCCGGCCATCGACGGCGCGGGCGCCGGCACGCAGACGGGCGACCTGATCATCCCGCCCAAGGCGCTCGACCAGATCCGCAAGCTCTTCCCCCCCGACGTCGAGCTCGAGATCGCCCGCGGCGACAACCACCTCGGCTTCCGCTCGCCCACGACCGCGGTCTACACGCGCCTCATCGAGGGCCCGTACCCGAACTACGAGCAGGTCATCCCGAAGGACAACGACAAGGTCGCCTTCGCCGACAAGGGCGCCCTCATGTCGGCCCTCCGCCGCATGTCGGTCATCGCCTCCGACCAGACGCACCGCATCCGGCTCTCCTTCAACGCGGGCATGCTCAAGTTCGCCGTCCAGACGCCCGACCTCGGCGAGGCCGCCGACGAACTCCCGATCCGCTACGACGGCGACCCGCTCGACATCGGCTTCAACGCGAGCTACCTGCTCGAGATCCTGCGCTACGTGCCGACGGACGAGGTGAAGCTCACCTTCCGCGCGCCGGAACGCGCCGCGACGCTGGAGCCGGAAGGGTGGAGCGATCCGTCGAAGTACCTGTGCCTGGTGATGCCGCTGCGGCTGATGGACTGACACTCGTCGCGTAGCGGTCGCGCCTCGCCTGGATCACGAACTTCTGGGGCATTGCGGACG
The Gemmatimonadetes bacterium T265 genome window above contains:
- a CDS encoding DNA polymerase III subunit beta; amino-acid sequence: MRFTISREKLQEGLGAVAASIPAKTTLPVLANLLVETTERGIRLAGTDLDIAVSTEVAADVETPGAITIPAKKLQEIARELPPSPVKVAAAGEQRITLECGRARFKLLGLPRDEFPAFPAVKFDESWKIKSGDLQKLIQHTAFAVSTEESRPILNGVLWELRPERMRMVATNGHRLARMELPAIDGAGAGTQTGDLIIPPKALDQIRKLFPPDVELEIARGDNHLGFRSPTTAVYTRLIEGPYPNYEQVIPKDNDKVAFADKGALMSALRRMSVIASDQTHRIRLSFNAGMLKFAVQTPDLGEAADELPIRYDGDPLDIGFNASYLLEILRYVPTDEVKLTFRAPERAATLEPEGWSDPSKYLCLVMPLRLMD
- the dnaA gene encoding chromosomal replication initiator protein DnaA gives rise to the protein MSLSAAEVWDRLLARARQELPEQTFRTWLEPTAPLAVDGRRLLVGTPDRFSAEWNESKHAPLLASYAPIALGHPLDVAFQVDDALKNRPQIDFFVEAPVAVPMAAPAPAAVASAPAFAPEAAGRAAPPRTATYAPVSAPDTPSAPLNLRYTFANFVVGKSNDVAAAAAMGAAEAPGRVYNPLFIYGDTGLGKTHLMQAVAHAMLERNPATRITYIGTEQFTNEFIAALQSRTTADFRRRYRATDLLLVDDIQFLKGKETTQEEFFHTFNAIYEAGRQICLTSDRPPKEIPGLEARLVSRFEWGMVAHVDLPAYEDRLAILQQKAGQDHLQTTIPGRVLEFIAQHVKSSVRELEGAIVKLLAFASLKRRDVTLDLAHEALRDKLRSEEAVQQLAESARTGVPVRAAHGIVPGSPLTPFVIQQAVAAEWRVTPDGLQSKVRTKTLTVPRQVGMYLCRELLALQLVEIGNAFGGRDHSTVIHSLERAAAMMSEDDAFRARVEKVRGMLESLRS